Below is a genomic region from Kribbella qitaiheensis.
GCCACGGGTCCTCGACCGTCGCCAGACAGGCCTCGGTGAAACGCCCGGCGGCTAGGACCATCGCGGGCCGATCGAAGTACGGCCTCGGCGTGGGATCGACGTACTCCGTGATGCCCAGCTCGTTGTGCCGTCGCGCCACCTTCTCGTACGCCGTGGTCAGCGCTTCCTCGCGCTCCTTCGACGTGGCGGCGTTCAAGACGTCGGCCAGATCGCGGTCGAGCCCGTCGGGATGGCCGAGCCGCGCGAACGCCGTACCGAGCCATTTCATGTACGGCGCGTAGGTGCGCGCCATCAGCAACGCGAGGCGCATCAGGTCGCGGGTCAGGCGGGCGGCGACGATTCGGGAGCCGAGGTCGTCGCCGACCTCCGCGGTGCGCTGGACGAACGCCTCTTCCTGGGCGATCCGGGTCCATTGGCACGCGAGCAGCCAGCGCCAGACCTCATCCGGATACCAGGTCAAGGCCTCGCGGACCCGTTGCAGCCGGCCGTCATCGGCGTACACCGGACCGGCGACGACGCCCAGCAACTCCTGCTGCGGCGTGACCAGCCAGTCCTCGGTGGTCATGCCGTCGCCGACATCGCGGCCGAGCTGACCGGTGAGCCAGTCGCCGACGGTCTTCACGCCGATGTGATTGACCGGCTCCTGGGCATCCCACCCGAACCTGACGTCATGACCCCGGTACTGCGTGGGGAGGTGGCCGTCGATCAGCTCGCGGACCCGCTCGACCTCGGTCGCATCCACCAGCACCTGCAGCCGGGGACCCCAGCCATGATCCGTGGAGCGCTCGGTGTCATACCCGAGTACGTCCGAGCCCCAGCCCAACAACCCTGCTGCGTAAGGGATCTCGCCCAGCAGCGGCCGGATCACGTCGTCGTGGAAGCCGGCACTCAGCTCCCTGGCCGAGATGAAGCCCTTCGCCATCACCATGCCCGCGACCCTAGCCCGGCCGCACCGTCCGCCACCTCTTGATTTCCCTGCGACGGCTCTCAGGCCGGCGTGAGCGCCGCGGCGCCGAAGGAGACGTTGAAGCGGTTGCACCAGATCGAGACGCTGCTGAAGTTCTTCAGGTCGACGTCGGCCGGGATCGGATAGTTCTGATTGCCTTGGTTGCCCTTGAGCCGGCCGAGGCTCAAATAGCGGCCGTCGTCGAAGACATGCCAGCCGGCCTTGCCCTTGACCACCTCGGCATCACTGAGCCAGACCTCCAGATCCGGTCCGTCGGACGTGGCGAGCTGCTCCAGCCGCAGGATGCGGGAACCGTCGGGCAGCCGGACGATCGCCGCGCTGCCTGAGGTGCCGTGCTCATGGGTGATGAATCGGCCGACCGCCAATTGCACGGCAGCCGAGGGCGGGCCGGCCGTGGGGGACGGGGCGCTGTCGCGGCCGTCAGAAATTGTCGGTGGCGCCGGTGAGGATGAAGTCATGGACACCGGAGCAGCGCCAGGGAGCGCTTCGTCGACGACCTTGTCGGTGAAGAGCCGCCAGGGCTGGAAGAGCGGCAGCGCTATCGCGAGGACGGCTACTGCCGCCAGCGCGGTGCCGATGGCGATGGTGCGACGCGACTTCATCCGGCTCCCCGGCTCCGTTCACTCCTGGTCCGACAGCGGCGGGTCGCCGGCTGTCGTTCCAGTGTGTCCGGCCCAGCGGCCGCGGAGAGCCGTCGCGGCCTTACGGCCCGTTGACGATTGTCGGCGGGCGGCGCTACAGTTTCAGTGTTCGAACAGATGTTCGATTGACCCCGTCCCCGGCTCGTCGGGAGACCGGCCGGGATCGATCGGGACAACTGGACGACTCCGGTGCGGAGTTGCGGCCGCATCGGTAACCGGTGGTCCCGGTGGGCCGGGCGCCGTGGTGGACCTCGACCCCCACCTGGCGCCCACCCACCGGGCCGCTGCCCAGGGGAAGTTGGCACACAGGAGGCGATGGAGCATGTGGGAGTTCGACGAAGCCGTTGAGGTGCGTTCAGGCGTCGTGGACGGCATCGAGACTCCAGAGCAGTTCCTGTGGCGTGGCCGGCTCTGGCGGGTCTGTGCCGTCGAGGCCCAGTGGGTGGAGACCGCCGCCTGGTGGGAGCGCGGCGTGATCGGCTCAGGGGTCGGAGTGGCGACCGCCACCGCGGTAGCGGGATCGTCCGCGGGCCGTCGGAGTGTTGGACGCTGACTGGGGGCCGCAACGGGCGGTCTTCCGGGTAGAGGCGGGGTGCGGCCGGCACGGTCGTCGCGAGATGTTCGATCTCGCGCACGACCCGGACTCCGGCCGCTGGCAACTGGAGAGGGTGACGGACCGATGACAGTTTCACCGGTTTCACCGGCAGCCGCTGGTTCGGCAAGCCGCGACCTGTCCCGCGCTCGTGCTGCGCTGGCAGAGGCTCGCGAGTCCGCCGACCACCTGCTGAAGTACTCGAGCGCTCACGTGGCAGCCCTTCGGGTCGCCGCGGCCGTGCTCGCCGTCCGGGCCCGCCCGGTGCGTTCCGGTCCCCGGCGACGCGTCCAGCGCAACGCCTGGGTGCTGCTCGCCGAGGTCGCCCCGGAGTTCGGCGAGTGGGCCAGCTTCTTCGCGGCCGGCGCGACCCAGCGAGCGGCAGCGGAGGCCGGCCTGGAGCGAGCCGTCACGACCCGCGAGGCCGACGACCTGGTCCGAGCCGCGGAGACGTTCTACAACCTCGTCGAATCCAGCCTGCACATCGCGACCCAGTCGTCCCTGTCCGACACCTTCGCCCCGGAATCAGTGCTGGCCCAGCCCTGGATGCAGGCCAGCTGACCTCGGTCGACTGGCGTTGGTGGGGTGGGAAGTAGGGTGTTGCCCGCAGCGGGTTCGTAGCCGAGGAGGGCATTCACGATGGTCGACCGACGTCGCCGCTCGGTACGTACGGCGCTGGTCGCCGAGGCCCTGCGAGTAGCACTGGCCGGCCGAGCACGGATCGATCCCGGAACCGGGTTGGACATTGTCGACCTCGGCGGCGGTACTGGCGGATTCGCCGTACCGCTGGCCGTCGAAGGGCACCGGGTGACGGTTGTCGACCCGAGCCCCGATGCGTTGGCCTCGCTCGAACGCCGGGCCAGTGATGAGGGTGTCAGCAAGCTCGTGCATGGCGTGCAAGGTGATGCCGCCGAGCTGCCTGGGCTCGCGGGGGAGTCGAGCGCGGATGCCGTGCTCTGCCACGGTGTGCTCGAGGTCGTCGACGATCCCGCTCAGGCATTGCAGGCGATGGCTTCGGTCCTTCGTGAGGGTGGCGTGCTCAGCCTGTTGGTTGCCCAGCGCAACGCTGTCGTCCTGGCTCGCGCCCTCGCCGGACACCTCGCCGAGGCGAAGCTCGCGTTGCAGGGTGCGGACGGCCGCTGGGGTCCGTCGGACCCGATGCCCCGCCGCTTCGACGAAGCCGGTATCACAGCACTACTTGCTGAAGCAGGCTTCATGGTGCACACGATCCATGGCGTACGGACGTTCACGGACCTGGTCCCGTCCGCCTTCGTCGACTCCGAACCAGGCGCCGCCGAAGCCCTCGCCGACCTGGAACGCTCCGCCAGCCAGCACCCAGCCTTCCGCGCCATAGCCACCCAACTCCACATCCTCGCCACCCGCTGACCCGCCCCGGCCTCCGCCTTCGCTGGTGCTTGGTGGGCTGGTCTTGGTGACTTGGTGTGTTTGGGGTGGGGGAGGGCGGGTGTTGGTGGGGTGGGCAGTGTCGGGAGTGGTGGCGTGTCGGCTACTGGGAGTGGTGGGTGGGGTGTGAGAAAGGCCGCTGGGATTGGAGTGGATTACGGGGTAGTGACGGTGGAATGTCGGGGGTTTGAGGGGGGAAGGGAGGGAAAACGGGTTGATTACGGTGTGGAGTTGCCGGACCGTGACGCGCGGGAGGGGCAGTCAGGGTTTCGTGGACCGCACCGGCGGCCTAGACTGGACTCGGCCTATCGAGATCGCGCTCACCATGGAGGGATCGACGGTGCCCCTCTCGGAAGAAGAGCAGCGCCAGTTCGAGCAGCTCGAACGCGCCCTCGCAGCGGAAGACCCCAAGTTCGTCTCCGCCATGCGAGGAACCAATGTGCGCTTGTACTACAAGCGCCGGGCAATTCTTGCCGGCGTCGGATTCGTGCTGGGCATCGTGATTCTGATGGCCGGCGCGATCATCCCCAACACCATCATCGGAGTCTTCGGCTTCATCGTGATGGTCGCCTGCCTCTACATCGCCGCGCTGAGCATGAAGCGCATCAGCAACGCCGGCGACGCGGACGACCTCCCGCCGCCTCCGCCGCAGTCCAAACGGCACCGGACAAAACATGACTCGTCCGGCAGCTTCATGGAGCGGATGGAAGACCGCTGGCGTCGCCGCCGCGACGAGGATCTCTGACGCCCCGACCGGCCCCGCAGGGCTG
It encodes:
- a CDS encoding class I SAM-dependent methyltransferase, with the protein product MVDRRRRSVRTALVAEALRVALAGRARIDPGTGLDIVDLGGGTGGFAVPLAVEGHRVTVVDPSPDALASLERRASDEGVSKLVHGVQGDAAELPGLAGESSADAVLCHGVLEVVDDPAQALQAMASVLREGGVLSLLVAQRNAVVLARALAGHLAEAKLALQGADGRWGPSDPMPRRFDEAGITALLAEAGFMVHTIHGVRTFTDLVPSAFVDSEPGAAEALADLERSASQHPAFRAIATQLHILATR
- a CDS encoding DUF4037 domain-containing protein: MVMAKGFISARELSAGFHDDVIRPLLGEIPYAAGLLGWGSDVLGYDTERSTDHGWGPRLQVLVDATEVERVRELIDGHLPTQYRGHDVRFGWDAQEPVNHIGVKTVGDWLTGQLGRDVGDGMTTEDWLVTPQQELLGVVAGPVYADDGRLQRVREALTWYPDEVWRWLLACQWTRIAQEEAFVQRTAEVGDDLGSRIVAARLTRDLMRLALLMARTYAPYMKWLGTAFARLGHPDGLDRDLADVLNAATSKEREEALTTAYEKVARRHNELGITEYVDPTPRPYFDRPAMVLAAGRFTEACLATVEDPWLRGLELVGSIDQFTDSTDLLSNPAAYRRLATMYRK
- a CDS encoding DM13 domain-containing protein; this encodes MKSRRTIAIGTALAAVAVLAIALPLFQPWRLFTDKVVDEALPGAAPVSMTSSSPAPPTISDGRDSAPSPTAGPPSAAVQLAVGRFITHEHGTSGSAAIVRLPDGSRILRLEQLATSDGPDLEVWLSDAEVVKGKAGWHVFDDGRYLSLGRLKGNQGNQNYPIPADVDLKNFSSVSIWCNRFNVSFGAAALTPA
- a CDS encoding SAV_6107 family HEPN domain-containing protein; translated protein: MTVSPVSPAAAGSASRDLSRARAALAEARESADHLLKYSSAHVAALRVAAAVLAVRARPVRSGPRRRVQRNAWVLLAEVAPEFGEWASFFAAGATQRAAAEAGLERAVTTREADDLVRAAETFYNLVESSLHIATQSSLSDTFAPESVLAQPWMQAS
- a CDS encoding DUF3040 domain-containing protein; this translates as MDRTGGLDWTRPIEIALTMEGSTVPLSEEEQRQFEQLERALAAEDPKFVSAMRGTNVRLYYKRRAILAGVGFVLGIVILMAGAIIPNTIIGVFGFIVMVACLYIAALSMKRISNAGDADDLPPPPPQSKRHRTKHDSSGSFMERMEDRWRRRRDEDL
- a CDS encoding DUF6504 family protein; amino-acid sequence: MWEFDEAVEVRSGVVDGIETPEQFLWRGRLWRVCAVEAQWVETAAWWERGVIGSGVGVATATAVAGSSAGRRSVGR